Proteins co-encoded in one Arachis hypogaea cultivar Tifrunner chromosome 11, arahy.Tifrunner.gnm2.J5K5, whole genome shotgun sequence genomic window:
- the LOC112723928 gene encoding 1,4-dihydroxy-2-naphthoyl-CoA synthase, peroxisomal-like, translating into MAEKKNLLVLDTVTRRLATIVNHLGASSQSDHPSLSRNDSYKRVYGDVLSHDVVWRVIASDADSDKEFTDIIYEKAVGEGIAKISINRPERRNAFRHNTVKELICAFNDAMHDSSIGVVILTGMGTKAFCSGGDQALRIADGYSDNEDIGSLNALDLQNHPAVVVPRLPAGLNLPSPD; encoded by the exons ATGGCAGAGAAGAAGAACCTGCTTGTACTTGACACCGTGACCAGGAGACTCGCCACCATAGTCAACCACCTTGGTGCCTCTTCTCAATCTGATCACCCTTCTCT TTCCCGGAATGATAGCTACAAACGTGTTTACGGTGATGTTCTCTCCCACGACGTCGTTTGGAGGGTCATCGCTTCCGATGCTGACTCCGACAAGGAGTTCACTGACATCATTTATGAGAAGGCTGTTGGGGAAGGCATAGCCAAG ATTAGTATTAATAGGCCTGAGAGAAGGAATGCCTTTCGACATAATACAGTTAAGGAACTTATTTGTGCTTTCAATGATGCCATGCATGATAGTTCTATTGGGGTTGTCATTCTTACTGGCATG GGGACCAAGGCATTTTGTAGTGGTGGTGACCAAGCTTTGAGGATAGCAGATGGTTATTCTGATAATGAAGATATTGGTAGCCTTAATGCGTTAGACTTGCAG AATCATCCTGCTGTTGTTGTGCCTAGGCTTCCTGCTGGTTTGAATTTGCCTAGCCCAG ATTGA